One window from the genome of Deltaproteobacteria bacterium encodes:
- a CDS encoding CoA transferase encodes MSSALDGLVVIDLATEFWSSLGVAMLGDFGADVIRVETRRTPLAPAPDPEERAAWSYREELANRNKRSVALDLGQREGGEILRELVGRADVLVCDWPTNEAHAAGLDYDSLARTNPGLIYLRASGFGPNGPDRELPALDELAAARTGMMPILPQPGEPPVYTGSGQIYTTVMLAFGVLAALEHRERSCEGQLVDVSLFAGNMYGAALDLQAYLAMGGERLLQPVARRDSGNPMSGSGMLYATRDGRWLTLTMPDTDRWWPGLAAAVGIDPADPRFDSHEKRCEQNRLELIDRLEQAFLRHDGEHWRRVFAERQLSADVIEDYEFPAGDAQAELNRYVLSLDHPSLGRVQTLGFPIFMSETPAVLERLAPCAGQHGAQILRERLGYTEERIHALAERGILG; translated from the coding sequence ATGAGCTCCGCTCTCGACGGGCTGGTCGTGATCGACCTCGCGACGGAGTTCTGGTCCTCGCTCGGCGTCGCGATGCTCGGCGACTTCGGCGCCGACGTGATCCGCGTCGAGACCCGACGCACTCCGCTCGCGCCCGCTCCCGATCCCGAGGAGCGCGCCGCCTGGAGCTACCGCGAGGAGCTCGCCAACCGCAACAAGCGCAGCGTCGCGCTCGACCTCGGCCAGCGCGAGGGCGGCGAGATCCTGCGCGAGCTCGTCGGCCGCGCCGACGTCCTCGTCTGCGACTGGCCGACGAACGAGGCCCACGCGGCCGGTTTGGACTACGACAGCCTGGCGCGGACGAATCCCGGGCTGATCTACCTGCGCGCGAGCGGATTCGGCCCGAACGGGCCCGACCGGGAGCTGCCCGCGCTCGACGAGCTCGCGGCCGCGCGCACCGGCATGATGCCGATCCTGCCGCAGCCCGGAGAGCCGCCGGTCTACACCGGAAGCGGACAGATCTACACCACGGTGATGCTGGCCTTCGGGGTGCTCGCCGCGCTCGAGCACCGCGAGCGGAGCTGCGAGGGACAGCTCGTGGACGTCTCCCTCTTCGCCGGGAACATGTACGGCGCGGCGCTCGACCTGCAGGCGTACCTGGCGATGGGAGGAGAGCGCCTGCTCCAGCCCGTGGCGCGGCGCGACTCGGGCAACCCGATGAGCGGCAGCGGCATGCTCTACGCGACACGGGACGGCCGCTGGCTGACGCTGACCATGCCCGACACCGATCGGTGGTGGCCGGGGCTGGCCGCGGCGGTCGGGATCGATCCGGCGGACCCGCGCTTCGACAGCCACGAGAAGCGCTGCGAGCAGAACCGTCTGGAGCTGATCGACAGGCTCGAGCAGGCGTTCCTGCGCCACGACGGCGAACACTGGCGGCGCGTCTTCGCGGAGCGCCAGCTCTCGGCCGACGTGATCGAGGACTACGAGTTCCCGGCGGGCGACGCCCAGGCCGAGCTGAACCGCTACGTGCTCTCGCTGGACCATCCGAGCCTCGGCCGGGTCCAGACGTTGGGATTTCCGATCTTCATGAGCGAGACGCCGGCGGTCCTCGAGCGCCTCGCGCCGTGCGCGGGCCAGCACGGCGCGCAGATCCTGCGCGAGCGCCTCGGCTACACCGAGGAGCGTATCCACGCGCTCGCCGAGCGCGGGATCCTGGGCTAG
- a CDS encoding 1,4-dihydroxy-6-naphthoate synthase, with protein MRYEKRVHSELRGGVARVTIAKPGKFNVMTLHTVDEMFRAFYDANHDASIGALIVAGSGDHFGTGGDVEWERWGLREAFYNRYPHNRLIRLSRKPVIAAVQGYCLGGHNHMAYCCDFTIAADDAIFGQAGPRVSSPADGFFVPYLVNVVGAKRAREMWMLCRRYTAHEALQMGLVNRVVPRARLDAEVDAWCEELLLASPGCLEVLKAAFDQQMDGYAEMGVISSQLYPDFFDQPEGKEGGAAFSQRRTPRFWSLRERESALRRRLSEEYDENAPEE; from the coding sequence ATCCGCTACGAGAAACGGGTCCACTCCGAGCTCCGCGGCGGCGTGGCTCGCGTCACGATAGCCAAGCCGGGCAAGTTCAACGTGATGACGCTGCACACCGTCGACGAGATGTTCCGCGCCTTCTACGACGCCAACCACGACGCCTCGATCGGGGCGCTGATCGTCGCGGGCAGCGGCGACCACTTCGGCACCGGGGGCGACGTCGAGTGGGAGCGCTGGGGCCTGCGCGAGGCGTTCTACAACCGCTACCCGCACAACCGCCTGATCCGGCTCTCGCGAAAGCCGGTGATCGCCGCGGTGCAGGGCTATTGCCTCGGTGGTCACAATCACATGGCCTACTGCTGCGATTTCACGATCGCCGCCGACGACGCGATCTTCGGACAGGCCGGACCGCGCGTGTCGAGCCCGGCCGACGGCTTCTTCGTCCCGTATCTGGTGAACGTCGTCGGCGCCAAGCGCGCGCGTGAGATGTGGATGCTCTGCCGCCGCTACACCGCGCACGAGGCGCTGCAGATGGGGCTGGTGAACCGCGTCGTTCCGCGCGCGCGGCTGGACGCCGAGGTCGACGCCTGGTGTGAGGAGCTGCTTCTGGCCAGCCCCGGCTGCCTCGAGGTGCTGAAGGCGGCGTTCGACCAGCAGATGGACGGCTATGCGGAGATGGGTGTGATCTCGAGCCAGCTCTATCCGGATTTCTTCGACCAGCCCGAAGGGAAAGAGGGGGGTGCCGCGTTCTCGCAGCGGCGCACGCCTCGATTCTGGAGCCTGCGCGAGCGCGAGAGCGCGCTTCGCCGCCGGCTGAGCGAGGAGTACGACGAGAACGCGCCCGAGGAGTGA
- a CDS encoding CoA transferase: MLDLATMLAGPYGATLLGDLGADVIKVESHFGDDSRHLGPERDGERTAFLGLNRNKRGIVLDLQRESARSAFARLLGTTDILITNVREPALSRLELGYEQVCRHRPDIIWIGVTAFGADGPYAGRPGIDFLAQGFAGLLALNGEPDGDPVRVTVPLVDVMTSLLVSTSALAALHARSSSGRGQRIDLSLLDALVHAQTSAIGGYLVAGEVAPRTGNRSQYFAPSGIYPCSDGGSVVITCPSEKFFRKLCASLDVGWADDPRFRTIERRLAHADELDDLLRECCAAMPRERLMAKLVAGDVLTAPVNELPDVVRDPQIRHNGMIASVEHARLGPISLTGTPLHLHGTPASVRRAPPVHGQHTSELLGELGYSADEIASLVRDGAAGVAAP, from the coding sequence GTGCTGGACCTGGCCACGATGCTGGCCGGACCGTACGGCGCCACCCTGCTCGGCGACCTCGGCGCGGACGTGATCAAGGTCGAGTCGCACTTCGGCGACGACAGCCGGCACCTGGGCCCGGAGCGCGACGGCGAGCGGACCGCGTTCCTGGGCCTGAACCGCAACAAGCGCGGCATCGTTCTCGACCTGCAGCGCGAGAGCGCCCGCAGCGCCTTCGCGCGCCTGCTCGGAACGACCGACATCCTGATCACCAACGTGCGCGAGCCCGCGCTCTCGCGGCTCGAGCTCGGCTACGAGCAGGTGTGCCGCCACCGGCCCGACATCATCTGGATCGGGGTGACCGCGTTCGGCGCGGACGGCCCCTACGCGGGCCGGCCCGGAATCGACTTCCTCGCGCAGGGGTTCGCGGGGCTTCTGGCGCTGAACGGCGAACCCGACGGCGATCCCGTGCGCGTGACCGTGCCGCTCGTCGACGTGATGACGTCGCTCCTGGTCTCGACCTCCGCGCTGGCCGCGCTGCACGCGCGAAGCTCGAGCGGACGCGGGCAACGCATCGACCTCTCGCTCCTCGACGCGCTGGTCCACGCGCAGACGAGCGCGATCGGCGGCTACCTCGTGGCCGGAGAGGTCGCGCCGCGAACCGGAAACCGCAGCCAGTACTTCGCGCCCTCCGGGATCTACCCCTGCAGCGACGGCGGCAGCGTCGTGATCACCTGCCCTTCGGAGAAGTTCTTCCGCAAGCTCTGCGCCTCGCTCGACGTGGGCTGGGCGGACGATCCGCGCTTCCGGACCATCGAGCGCAGGCTCGCGCACGCGGACGAGCTCGACGATCTGCTTCGCGAGTGCTGCGCAGCCATGCCCCGCGAGCGGCTCATGGCGAAGCTGGTCGCCGGTGACGTGTTGACGGCGCCGGTGAACGAGCTGCCCGACGTGGTGCGCGATCCGCAGATCCGCCACAACGGAATGATCGCGAGCGTCGAGCACGCGCGGCTCGGTCCGATCTCGCTCACCGGCACGCCGCTGCACCTGCACGGAACGCCGGCCTCGGTGCGGCGCGCGCCCCCGGTGCACGGCCAGCACACCAGCGAGCTGCTCGGCGAGCTGGGCTATTCGGCCGACGAGATCGCCTCGCTGGTGCGCGACGGAGCGGCCGGGGTGGCTGCGCCATGA
- a CDS encoding acetone carboxylase subunit gamma — protein sequence MREAKDPDRFDKWIAVLQSRVPWSERILLPLTPCLSIVQKQAERVVKCRCGHEFGDYRVNWKLAALIHVRETREQLREVYRGREQPDPAWIQIREYTCPGCGAQLEVEAVPRGCPPDFEFLPDLDTFYETWLGRRLPDRKANQDRTLEVVRGWSAGEKR from the coding sequence ATGCGCGAGGCGAAGGATCCGGACCGCTTCGACAAGTGGATCGCGGTGCTGCAGAGCCGGGTGCCGTGGAGCGAGCGGATCCTGCTGCCGCTCACGCCCTGTCTCTCGATCGTGCAGAAGCAGGCGGAGCGCGTGGTGAAGTGCCGCTGCGGGCACGAGTTCGGCGACTACCGCGTGAACTGGAAGCTCGCGGCGCTGATCCACGTGCGCGAGACGCGCGAGCAGCTGCGCGAGGTCTACCGCGGCCGCGAGCAGCCGGACCCGGCCTGGATCCAGATCCGCGAATACACCTGCCCCGGCTGCGGCGCGCAGCTCGAGGTCGAGGCGGTGCCGCGCGGCTGCCCGCCCGACTTCGAATTCCTGCCCGACCTGGACACGTTCTACGAGACCTGGCTCGGGCGAAGGCTCCCCGACCGCAAGGCGAACCAGGACCGGACGCTCGAGGTGGTGCGCGGCTGGTCCGCGGGTGAAAAGCGATGA
- a CDS encoding hydantoinase/oxoprolinase family protein, protein MPRYLVACDAGGTMTDVIVVDETGRCVIGKAPTTPHDESIGFMESLDEALGYLGLDLARDGAGFAADVETAIYTGTSMLNALINLSGLETGLIVTRGFEDLIVQGRGSQSFIGYHWPEITHMQYRKHREPLVPRRLTRGVTERIDLFGKPVIPLYEHEVERGVAELLDLGIESLAIVFLFSFTNPAHEQRAAEIARRVMRERGREIPLAVSSDVAPTAREISRANSTVIQAYATAPAREQLFGVERKLQALGYRRSLKTVLSYGGITNIRYPRLFETVMSGPVGGLMGASYLANTIGVSDVVCSDVGGTSFDAAAISAGMLPIDRQPPFQQMYVNVPMLDIRSIGAGTGTYIRLDPQTRRIKLGPDSAGGMPGPVFQDTGNEIPTVNDCNLLLGILNPDYYLGGRVKVYPKKSLESFERHVAKPLGLDPYVAAEQCLHLINVTMHEHLVRSLMVGRDVRDYTLLGYGGGGPLHLLGYAGDTPWKAICTVPHAGAFSAWGGACMDYAHRRHRSVSGVIPPGADDAALMRAAAPVGAAWDSLAAELFEELLAEGFGREQISLRRIAYLRYFGLLEDVEVESPVPRLADASDVRKLLSRFEETFARMFTLAGRPASPTYQISEVSVIAQVDTVKPRLVLHELEAAEPRRQASKGSRQVFEKGRWQQAEIYEMSELRAGNRLDGLAVIEAPNTTLFVPSDWSLRIDEREIYWLSRKDPRR, encoded by the coding sequence ATGCCTCGGTATCTCGTGGCCTGCGACGCCGGCGGCACGATGACCGACGTGATCGTCGTCGACGAGACGGGGCGCTGCGTGATCGGCAAGGCCCCGACGACCCCGCACGACGAGAGCATCGGCTTCATGGAGTCGCTCGACGAGGCGCTGGGCTATCTCGGCCTCGACCTGGCCCGCGACGGCGCCGGCTTCGCCGCCGACGTCGAGACCGCGATCTACACCGGCACCTCGATGTTGAACGCGCTGATCAATCTGTCCGGACTCGAGACCGGCCTGATCGTGACGCGCGGCTTCGAGGATCTGATCGTCCAAGGTCGCGGCTCGCAGAGCTTCATCGGCTACCACTGGCCCGAGATCACGCACATGCAGTACCGCAAGCACCGCGAGCCGCTGGTGCCGCGGCGGCTGACGCGCGGGGTGACGGAGCGCATCGACCTGTTCGGGAAGCCGGTCATCCCGCTCTACGAGCACGAGGTCGAGCGCGGCGTGGCGGAGCTGCTCGACCTCGGGATCGAGTCGCTGGCGATCGTCTTCCTGTTCTCCTTCACCAATCCCGCGCACGAGCAGCGGGCGGCCGAGATCGCGCGCCGCGTGATGCGCGAGCGCGGCCGGGAGATTCCGCTGGCCGTCTCGAGCGACGTCGCGCCCACCGCGCGCGAGATCTCGCGCGCCAACTCCACCGTGATCCAGGCCTACGCGACCGCGCCGGCGCGCGAGCAGCTCTTCGGCGTCGAGCGAAAGCTCCAGGCGCTCGGCTACCGCCGTTCGCTCAAGACGGTGCTCTCCTACGGGGGCATCACGAACATCCGCTATCCGCGCCTCTTCGAGACCGTCATGTCGGGCCCGGTCGGCGGCCTGATGGGCGCGAGCTATCTCGCGAACACGATCGGCGTCTCCGACGTCGTCTGCTCCGACGTCGGCGGAACGAGCTTCGACGCGGCGGCGATCAGCGCGGGAATGCTGCCGATCGACCGCCAGCCGCCGTTCCAGCAGATGTACGTGAACGTGCCGATGCTCGACATCCGCTCGATCGGCGCGGGCACCGGAACGTACATCCGGCTCGATCCACAGACGCGCCGGATCAAGCTCGGGCCCGATAGCGCCGGGGGAATGCCGGGGCCGGTCTTCCAGGACACGGGAAACGAGATCCCGACGGTGAACGATTGCAACCTGCTGCTCGGGATCCTGAATCCGGACTACTACCTCGGCGGTCGCGTGAAGGTGTACCCGAAGAAGTCGCTCGAGAGCTTCGAGCGCCACGTGGCAAAGCCGCTCGGTCTGGACCCGTACGTCGCCGCCGAGCAGTGCCTGCACCTGATCAACGTGACCATGCACGAGCACCTGGTGCGCAGCCTGATGGTCGGCCGCGACGTGCGCGACTACACGCTGCTCGGCTACGGCGGCGGCGGCCCGCTGCATCTGCTCGGCTACGCGGGGGACACGCCCTGGAAGGCGATCTGCACCGTGCCGCACGCGGGGGCGTTCTCGGCCTGGGGAGGCGCGTGCATGGACTACGCCCACCGCCGCCACCGAAGTGTGTCGGGCGTGATCCCGCCAGGCGCCGACGATGCGGCGCTGATGCGCGCGGCGGCGCCGGTCGGCGCGGCGTGGGACTCGCTGGCGGCCGAGCTCTTCGAGGAGCTGCTCGCCGAGGGCTTCGGGCGCGAGCAGATCTCGCTGCGGCGGATCGCCTACCTGCGCTACTTCGGCCTGCTCGAGGACGTCGAGGTCGAGTCGCCGGTCCCGCGCCTGGCCGACGCGTCGGACGTGCGCAAGCTCCTCTCGCGCTTCGAGGAGACCTTCGCGCGCATGTTCACGCTCGCGGGCCGGCCCGCCTCGCCCACCTACCAGATCAGCGAGGTCAGCGTGATCGCGCAGGTCGACACCGTGAAGCCGCGGCTCGTCCTGCACGAGCTCGAGGCGGCCGAGCCGCGGCGGCAGGCGAGCAAGGGATCGCGGCAGGTCTTCGAGAAGGGTCGCTGGCAGCAGGCAGAGATCTACGAGATGAGCGAGCTGCGCGCCGGCAACCGGCTCGACGGTCTGGCGGTGATCGAGGCGCCTAACACCACCCTGTTCGTGCCGTCCGACTGGAGCCTGCGGATCGACGAGCGAGAAATCTATTGGCTGTCGCGAAAGGATCCGCGCCGATGA
- a CDS encoding SDR family oxidoreductase: MAGPLDLTGRVVIVTGGTRGIGRGIARRFLEAGAEVLVCGRSDVDELPAAGSRRAHFARADVREVEQIESVIGLALQRFARIDVLVNNAGGSPPAAAATASPRFSEAIIRLNLIAPLHFAQAANAVMQKQEQGGSIINIASVSGVRPSPGTAAYGAAKAGLLNLTRTLAVEWAPRVRVNAITVGMIQTEQADLHYGDARGIAAVAATVPLGRLGRPEDVGNACLFLASNLAGYVSGSALELHGGGERPAFLGASNTGK, encoded by the coding sequence ATGGCGGGCCCACTGGACCTGACCGGCCGGGTCGTGATCGTCACCGGCGGGACGCGCGGGATCGGTCGCGGCATCGCCCGGCGTTTTCTCGAAGCGGGTGCCGAGGTCCTGGTCTGCGGCAGAAGCGACGTGGACGAGCTTCCCGCCGCCGGCTCGCGCCGCGCGCACTTCGCCCGCGCGGACGTGCGCGAGGTCGAGCAGATCGAGTCGGTGATCGGCCTGGCGCTGCAGCGCTTCGCGCGGATCGACGTGCTGGTGAACAACGCCGGCGGCTCGCCCCCGGCGGCGGCTGCCACCGCCTCGCCCCGCTTCTCGGAAGCGATCATCCGCCTGAACCTGATCGCGCCGCTCCACTTCGCGCAAGCCGCAAACGCGGTGATGCAGAAGCAGGAGCAGGGCGGCTCGATCATCAACATCGCGAGCGTGAGCGGAGTGCGGCCCTCCCCCGGAACGGCCGCGTACGGCGCGGCCAAGGCGGGCCTGCTGAACCTGACCCGGACGCTCGCGGTGGAATGGGCCCCGAGAGTCCGCGTGAACGCGATCACGGTCGGCATGATCCAGACCGAGCAGGCCGATCTGCACTATGGCGACGCGCGCGGGATCGCCGCGGTCGCCGCCACCGTTCCGCTGGGCCGGCTCGGCCGACCCGAGGATGTCGGCAACGCCTGCCTGTTCCTCGCCTCGAACCTTGCGGGCTACGTCTCCGGCTCGGCGCTCGAGCTGCACGGCGGCGGCGAGCGGCCCGCGTTCCTGGGCGCGTCCAACACCGGGAAGTGA
- a CDS encoding CoA transferase, with product MAGALDGIRVVDLTVWFQGPVAAQHLADFGAEVIKVERPQGGDQGRGVRSIKALPVGDWNQYFLVINRNKKGLALDLKKPEAREILYRLVEKSDVFLTNLGAENLERWELSYEKLRSINPRLIYATNSGYGPFGGIDKPSFDMTVQALTGLMARLGEPGAPPIYLGMGSGDSIGGLLAALGILLALRHRRRTGRGQRIDASLYGAQLFLAAPSLAAFLATRSPRHSRQVSRKDVRNPLWNRYPTRDGWIFLCMPEGDTSWRRVREALDDPQLASDPRFESPALRREHAIALVESLDASLSRRTSAEWMERFRPLGIVASPIGNLRDAATDPQAWANDYFVETFCEEVQRKVQVRGLPVGLSKSPGSVRTLGPELGQDTELILTETLGYDWDEVEAFKAKGAIP from the coding sequence ATGGCTGGAGCGCTGGACGGGATTCGCGTCGTCGACCTCACGGTCTGGTTCCAGGGACCGGTCGCCGCGCAGCACCTCGCCGACTTCGGCGCCGAGGTGATCAAGGTCGAGCGCCCGCAGGGTGGCGATCAGGGCCGCGGGGTGCGCAGCATCAAGGCGCTGCCGGTCGGCGACTGGAACCAGTACTTCCTGGTGATCAACCGCAACAAGAAGGGGCTCGCGCTCGATCTGAAGAAGCCCGAGGCGCGCGAGATCCTGTACCGGCTGGTCGAGAAGTCGGACGTCTTCCTCACCAACCTGGGCGCGGAGAATCTCGAGCGCTGGGAGCTCTCGTACGAGAAGCTCCGCTCGATCAACCCGCGGCTGATCTACGCGACGAACAGCGGCTACGGCCCGTTCGGCGGCATCGACAAGCCGTCCTTCGACATGACGGTGCAGGCGCTGACCGGGCTCATGGCCCGGCTCGGCGAGCCCGGCGCGCCGCCGATCTACCTGGGCATGGGCTCCGGGGACTCGATCGGCGGTCTGCTGGCCGCGTTGGGAATCCTGCTCGCGCTGCGGCACCGCCGGCGCACCGGTCGGGGGCAGCGGATCGACGCGTCGCTCTACGGCGCGCAGCTCTTCCTCGCCGCACCGAGCCTTGCGGCGTTCCTGGCCACGCGAAGCCCGCGCCACTCGCGGCAGGTCTCGCGAAAGGACGTCCGCAACCCGCTCTGGAATCGCTACCCGACCCGCGACGGCTGGATCTTCCTGTGCATGCCCGAGGGCGACACGAGCTGGCGGCGGGTGCGCGAAGCGCTCGACGATCCGCAGCTCGCCAGCGACCCGCGCTTCGAGAGCCCGGCGCTCCGCCGCGAGCACGCGATCGCGCTGGTCGAGTCACTCGACGCGTCGCTCTCGCGGCGCACGTCGGCGGAGTGGATGGAGCGCTTCCGCCCGCTCGGGATCGTCGCGAGCCCGATCGGGAACCTGCGCGACGCGGCCACCGACCCGCAGGCCTGGGCGAACGACTACTTCGTCGAGACCTTCTGCGAGGAGGTGCAGCGGAAGGTCCAGGTGCGCGGCCTGCCGGTCGGTCTGTCGAAGTCCCCGGGCTCGGTCCGCACGCTCGGCCCGGAGCTCGGGCAGGACACCGAGCTGATCCTGACCGAGACGCTCGGCTACGACTGGGACGAGGTCGAGGCGTTCAAGGCGAAGGGGGCCATACCCTGA
- a CDS encoding carbon monoxide dehydrogenase, with product MAIALAESFEVAAALEDVWRFMLDPRSVAACLPGATMEEALDDRTFRGSVKLRVGAITASYRGQVRLVRVDESAREVEMLAEGREPGGGSALGTVSSRLRARPGGGTEVQTEASIDLSGRIVQLGRGMIEGVARQLFAEFAARVRAQLEAAAPPPREETLRVLPLLLRTAWQRIAALFRALLGRTGA from the coding sequence ATGGCGATCGCGCTAGCGGAGTCGTTCGAGGTCGCGGCCGCGCTCGAAGACGTCTGGCGCTTCATGCTGGACCCCCGCTCGGTCGCGGCTTGTCTGCCGGGGGCCACGATGGAAGAGGCCCTCGACGACCGCACGTTCCGCGGCAGCGTGAAGCTCCGCGTCGGCGCGATCACCGCGAGCTACCGCGGCCAGGTGCGGCTGGTTCGCGTCGACGAGAGCGCGCGCGAGGTCGAGATGCTCGCCGAGGGACGCGAGCCGGGCGGCGGATCCGCGCTCGGCACGGTCTCGAGCCGGCTGCGCGCGCGTCCCGGCGGCGGGACCGAGGTGCAGACCGAGGCCAGCATCGATCTCTCCGGCCGGATCGTGCAGCTCGGCCGCGGAATGATCGAGGGCGTGGCGCGGCAGCTCTTCGCGGAGTTCGCCGCGCGCGTGCGCGCGCAGCTCGAGGCGGCGGCGCCGCCGCCGCGAGAGGAAACCCTGCGCGTCCTGCCGCTGCTGCTTCGCACGGCATGGCAGCGGATCGCCGCGCTGTTCCGAGCGCTGCTGGGTAGAACGGGCGCCTGA
- a CDS encoding 4Fe-4S dicluster domain-containing protein, with the protein MPTREIYWNVVGEALIYPFALLALLLFARGVARRYALWRSGRPQARFDRPLLRLRGLLVEVFGGRRQLRDPLAGGAHLLILYGFCAELIATSLISLQDWSGVHFLEGRFYLGYSLFADLFGIAGLIGVGMAVWRRAFLRPAHLHTVFDDWLALALLGLVFAQGFAIEGARIAVTELESQPGLAIWSPGGYAVALLLRPLSDTSLLLLHRALWWVHALTAFGFIGYVAYGKLEHIAYGLANVFTRNLAPSGKLAHFDIEAALDADPESVAELGVGRIGAFTWKDLLDLDACTNCGRCESVCPAHQSGVALSPRKLIRDLKDHLSQPGTRPLVGDGRDGAPLPAVLEAEVWGCRTCGACQQECPVLIEHVPKLVDLRRHLVMTEARMPEPLQQMLRSVDERMHPWAGSGRDREHWFADLDLKVFGRGDTAEYLFWVGCTGAMVDRNVAVTRATAKVLTAGGVDFAVLGAEEACSGDPARRTGSELGFQTCAKTNIETFARYGVRKIITTCPHCFNTLRNEYPDFDGHYEVIHHSVLIEQLIRDGRLPLRRELESVTYHDPCYLGRHNGVYDAPRNVVAALARPGAMRELEPGGSRSRCCGAGGGYAWMDDSPETRINHTRIEDVLASGATTAAVGCPFCLQMFDDGLRARDPAGGIRAADLAELVAEALEN; encoded by the coding sequence TTGCCCACCCGTGAGATCTACTGGAACGTCGTCGGCGAGGCGCTGATCTATCCGTTCGCGCTGCTCGCGCTGCTGCTCTTCGCGCGCGGGGTCGCTCGGCGGTACGCGCTGTGGCGGAGCGGCCGGCCGCAGGCCCGCTTCGACCGGCCGCTGCTGCGGCTTCGCGGGCTCCTCGTCGAGGTGTTCGGCGGACGGCGGCAGCTGCGCGATCCGCTCGCGGGCGGCGCGCATCTGCTGATCCTCTACGGATTCTGCGCCGAGCTGATCGCCACATCGCTGATCTCGCTCCAGGACTGGAGCGGGGTGCACTTCCTCGAGGGACGCTTCTATCTGGGCTATTCGCTCTTCGCCGACCTGTTCGGGATCGCGGGACTGATCGGCGTCGGGATGGCGGTCTGGCGGCGCGCGTTCCTGCGCCCCGCGCACCTGCACACGGTCTTCGACGACTGGCTGGCGCTCGCGCTGCTCGGGCTCGTTTTCGCGCAGGGCTTCGCGATCGAAGGCGCGCGGATCGCGGTGACCGAGCTCGAGTCGCAGCCAGGTCTCGCGATCTGGTCGCCCGGCGGCTACGCGGTCGCGCTGCTGCTTCGGCCGCTCTCGGACACCTCGCTCCTGCTCCTGCACCGCGCGCTCTGGTGGGTGCACGCGCTGACCGCGTTCGGCTTCATCGGCTACGTGGCGTACGGAAAGCTCGAGCACATCGCCTACGGCCTCGCGAACGTCTTCACGCGCAATCTGGCTCCCTCGGGAAAGCTCGCGCACTTCGACATCGAGGCCGCGCTCGACGCGGATCCGGAATCCGTCGCCGAGCTCGGCGTCGGGCGCATCGGCGCCTTCACCTGGAAGGATCTGCTCGATCTGGACGCCTGCACGAACTGCGGTCGCTGCGAATCCGTCTGCCCGGCGCACCAGAGCGGCGTGGCGCTGAGCCCCCGCAAGCTGATCCGCGACCTGAAGGACCATCTGAGCCAGCCTGGCACGCGCCCGCTCGTCGGCGACGGCCGCGACGGCGCGCCGCTTCCCGCCGTGCTCGAGGCCGAGGTCTGGGGCTGCCGTACCTGCGGCGCCTGTCAGCAGGAGTGTCCGGTCCTGATCGAGCACGTGCCGAAGCTCGTCGATCTGCGCCGTCACCTGGTCATGACCGAGGCGAGGATGCCGGAGCCGCTGCAGCAGATGCTGCGAAGCGTGGACGAGCGGATGCACCCCTGGGCGGGATCGGGGCGGGATCGCGAGCACTGGTTCGCCGACCTGGATCTGAAGGTCTTCGGCCGTGGCGACACCGCGGAGTACCTGTTCTGGGTCGGCTGCACCGGCGCGATGGTCGACCGCAACGTCGCGGTCACGCGCGCGACGGCGAAGGTGCTCACGGCTGGTGGCGTCGACTTCGCGGTGCTCGGAGCGGAGGAGGCGTGCAGCGGCGACCCCGCACGGCGGACCGGCAGCGAGCTCGGCTTCCAGACCTGCGCCAAGACGAACATCGAGACGTTCGCGCGCTACGGCGTGCGCAAGATCATCACCACCTGCCCGCACTGCTTCAACACGCTGCGCAACGAGTACCCCGATTTCGACGGCCACTACGAGGTGATCCACCACAGCGTGCTGATCGAGCAGCTGATCCGGGATGGACGCCTGCCGCTGCGCCGGGAGCTCGAGTCCGTCACGTACCACGATCCGTGCTACCTCGGCCGACACAACGGCGTGTACGACGCGCCGCGAAACGTCGTGGCGGCGCTCGCGCGGCCGGGCGCGATGCGCGAGCTCGAGCCGGGTGGATCGCGCTCGCGCTGCTGCGGGGCGGGCGGCGGCTACGCCTGGATGGACGACTCGCCGGAGACCCGCATCAACCACACGCGGATCGAAGACGTGCTGGCCAGCGGCGCCACGACTGCCGCGGTCGGCTGCCCGTTCTGCCTGCAGATGTTCGACGACGGCCTGCGCGCTCGCGATCCCGCCGGGGGGATCCGCGCGGCGGACCTGGCCGAGCTCGTGGCCGAGGCGCTCGAGAACTGA